A stretch of the Medicago truncatula cultivar Jemalong A17 chromosome 5, MtrunA17r5.0-ANR, whole genome shotgun sequence genome encodes the following:
- the LOC11409855 gene encoding uncharacterized protein, with protein MPKFSIILTFIALIFIFPILTTAENEESSVLRLPSQNVCSVTTPSSCPAKCFRTDPVCGADGVTYWCGCAEAACAGAKVAKLGFCEVGNGGSATFPGQALLLVHIVWLIVLGFSVLFGFF; from the coding sequence ATGCCGAAATTCTCCATCATTCTCACCTTCATCgctctcatcttcatcttcccaaTCCTTACAACAGCTGAAAACGAAGAATCATCCGTTCTCCGGTTACCGTCACAAAACGTCTGTTCCGTTACAACACCGTCATCGTGTCCGGCGAAATGCTTCCGAACAGACCCGGTTTGTGGAGCCGATGGTGTGACATACTGGTGCGGTTGCGCGGAAGCCGCGTGCGCCGGAGCTAAAGTTGCTAAATTGGGTTTCTGTGAAGTTGGGAATGGTGGATCTGCAACGTTTCCTGGTCAGGCTCTTCTTTTGGTTCATATTGTATGGCTCATTGTTTTAGGGTTTTCTGTATTGTTcggatttttttag